The genomic DNA GAAAGTATACAGTGGGGAGTGTGGCTCACTGTTCATGTCGCCACACAGCAGGATGGGAAAGTACAGTGGCATCCCGTCTGGCGAGTCTCCGCAGAATGCCAACCGGTCTATTTCAGCAAGCAAGAGGCACAGCTGGGCAAGCTTTATGTCTCCCCGACGTGGGTTGAACAGCAGGTGGGTCGTTGACACGCACAGCCGGAAGTCCTTACCAAACTTGGCAGCACCATCAACTGGCTTCAACATGGCGATGAGCGCGACATTGTCACGGTCGAGAACGGTCACGTCGGAACGGGCGTACTCGATTGGCTCAAAGCGGTCCAGCTCAAAGATGGACTTGCGGAAGAAGATGCCACAACCATCCCGCTTGTCACCCGTGCGCTGCTTGTAGAGGCAGCCATAACCTGAAAGAGAACAAGTAGATGTGGCTTACACACAACACACAGCCAGTCGAGATCCCCACCAGCAAATGCGTGCAACTGGATAACGGCACACAAAGGAAAGCATAGTTCAAGTCAAGTACTATTTATAAGCGGCATCTGATGGCGTAAAAGATAGTGGCAGTATCCTGATGAGACATTTGTCTTGCAGATCAAGATCACCACACTGCcaataaatgtttcttgcttTGTGGGCTGGCCCAGATGTTGTGATCACAATTAACACTTTGCTGCAACTAAAACTCACCACAAATGCAAGCACGAAAGAGTCTGAACAATTGCTTCTCCTATCTAAGGCACCCTCATCCATAATCTGCATACACTGACCTGTTTGTGAAATTCCTGTGGAATAATTTACAAGTTTGTGTGAATAATGTGTGCCACAGacggagagttttcatttttccgggggaCGGGGGTTGGAActgaccagctttccgaaccgcATATTATATACACATATGTATACATATTTCTTGCACTCGAAAAAACTTCCTTGACCTGTGATTGTGCGAATCGTTGCAGCACAAGATGCCGACGCAGACTGAGCTGGCGGGGTACGAGTGGCCCGAGACGTGCATTGTTTTTGCAGCTTCAGCAAGCGTACGCTCTTTGAATTttgcctgggtcagcagcttcttggAGCAGGGCATTTTGGCAAAAAGTTTTGATGGGCCCACTTGCAGCGAATCATTGTGGCACGAGATGTTGACGCGCATGTAGTTGGTGGGGCCCGCGCGACCCAAGACGTATGTTGTTTTTCTATTGCTTAGTGCTTGCCaagagaaaccaaaacaaaattgAGCTGGTGAGCGAAGTCAGAATACGATGCCTATGATGCTGCCAGAGCAAAAGATGACGCTCACTTtgcgctgcctgcagcagggtTCGGGTGGCGCATTTGGGTTATCGCTTATTACATGCATGCAGTACGCTTCTAACAGCACTATGCCCCGCACGCTGTGAAAACAGAtagatgaagatgcttatcgcaatagggttggcggcaatagctgtgaatgcgttgtgcgagcacccaggcggagatttgctggtagtGGATTAGGAAACTGAACAAGTGCTGGCGTTTTCCCCTAAGAAGGGCAGGTGAGTATTGCAGGGAAGCTGCTGTGGTGAGCATCTAGTGTTTCGGATCAGTCAGGCATTGCACACTTTGTTTACATGGcatctagcagccggaaaacatatgatacgatcgcagtttggtgaCCAACATCGGTGGCAAAATATTGTGTTTCCCAGAAACATATGAACCAGTAAGGAGAGGCACAACTGTAGAAGCACAAGTCAGATGCAAATGTTGGTACCAAGAAATCGTACAAAACAGCATCTGTGCTATTGTGCTGTATATCAGCATGGCACAGTGTTTTTGCCCACTTACCAATTGAGGGAACAATGCttgcaaaagtgtttttcctactTTTCCTCTGCTCAACTTCAGGTTTACCCGTCTAATCACACAGCACCACAGGCTACTGGCTATAAGAGATGCAAGCACCAATACCAGCACATTCGCAGCATGCTTTGCATGCTGCAAATGTGCTGTGCAGGACCGAATGCAATACGAATGTGCAGAAGCAGGACCAATTGCCAAGTCATTACGAGTGGCTAGTGAGGCCTCATTCTTACACATCAACTCAACTCCGGTTAATCCATTTTTCCATTTAATTCAGTCCCAACCAGGGGTCCCAGCTGGGACTAATAATACTTCCGTTAATTATTGCTCTTTGCCAAATAGCTCAAACTTGACTGGTGGCCATGCACATGCCTGACCCCATATAGCAGCAGCACCTGTCTTGGCAGAACCTAGGGAACCTTGAATGCATCAAACACAAGTCAACCTCCCACCGAAAATACCAATTATCAGCCTACCTACAGCTAAATTCCAAAAGAAAATCATAGTTCACAATGAATGATTACCATTTGTATCCTATTACTATGCATGCCTTTTTTCCCGAAAATGTGGTCTATAAGTTGCCACTACGTTACAAATGCATGTGAAATCGAAATCGCATTTGCGGCGTTAGCACTGTGTTAAGGGTCGTTGTGAAGATAATCTATGCAGGTTTCATCTTATTACTGATGGCTATAATCAAAGGCATGCTACTTCTCAAAATCTGCAGGTGTTAGGTTTGAGTATTGTTTTGTACTACAATATGAACCAATAACTAGGTGTGCATTTGATTCGGGGCTGTGTTAGAATAGAGTaaatagagtaaaaaaaaagaaagagtaaaacTGCAAAGCGAAGCAGCAATTTGTTCTGACATTTTTTATAACTCTTCTTTCCATTCGGCCTACTGGGTAATTCAACCAATTCTGATGGTCCCATTAAGACTGAATCAAGGGCAGTGGACTGTATTCCATTCTAACTTGCACGTCTAtttcaagcaattttttttttttgcaagatttAGTTTGCCTCAATCCTGCACTTTGTAGGCAGCTGTCTGCCTTGCCTCGATCGCCGCTGCACAACCTTCGACATTGGGTGCCACTGTGCCTTAATATTGATCATCACCATTTTGTTGTTGGCGTCACCATGCTGCTGTCATTATCACTGCCATCTATGTGCCGTCACCACTATCGCTGCTGTCATGCTGTCATTTTGTCGTTCTGCCACGTACATGCTAACGTCACACGGATACATTACACCATCAGATAACACTTTACGCAACTTTGAGGCTAGATGACCAGCTACCTGCAATATGCTTCACcacgccagctcgcaagcaatgccaataacattgatTCTCATATgtgtgtgggatctgcacaaccttttttttttcatgaaaaaacaaagCACACATTACATTATAGACCAAATATGGTTTATGGCTCATGGCTGCAAGCACTTACTAATGATTCATTCGGCTGGTTGCTTTTGATTGCTTTAGAGTGCTCTCGCAGGGCGGTTTACATTTGGTTGGTCAAAATCAACAGCTCAGAACACATTTGCCTGGCTCATTCTGGGCATTTTGCTCGAGCTCAGAGCGCTTGAAGGCACTCTCACATTCAAGCTGGGAGTGAAACTGAGACCTGACAGAACCTTGATCACACGACTACTCCGATTGCTCTGGAAGCAGCTGAACTAGCAGCTGAGGCCAGATTCCTCTGGCTCCAATATCAAAGGGGCTCCGAATCGCTGCAGAGTTGCAGCGCAGTAGTAACCACTTGAATGCACCATAAGTGTGAGCGTACGTCACTAGCAGTGCAATTCTGCAGCAGTGAAGGAACTGTCCAAGCCAAAGACCCTGGCACCGCCAACTTTGGCCGTCTTATTTAGTTACAGCTGTGCAGGTTAGTATGCAGTGAAACCCCCTCTGCATTTTATGTAGAGAGACAATGATGAGTCTTACACTTTTTAAAAAATCTAGTTTCACATAGCCCTGCACCAAGGCACACTTGACAGGCAGTGCATAAGGTCTCTTCGAGGTTACTGCACTTTCTAAACCACTTCTCGAGAGTGTGGGGCGGGGTGCTGAATGAGTTCATGTGATAGCCGAGCACACCACCTGCATGCATCGCGACTTGCGATATCAAGGAACAAAGTGCAGAAATGAATTGGTTCCATCTGCTGCTGTGGGCAGTTAAGCATTTTCAacaaatgcacatgtagcaaagaCCAGGGTATATTCTTTTAGTTACTGTAATAATCGATACAGTCAAACCTGGATATATCACCTTAAAGGGGATTGCGAAATAGTTTATATATTAATCATTCAATGTATAAAACAAAACATTTATACAAAAATTTTCTAGGTGATTTTACAGCTGTTCATTATAtacaataattcgttatattcGGGCTCGATATACTCGGGTTCGACTGCACCATGACAGTAATACATGGTGCCGATAGAATGGTGGGCGTGGATGCCATTAATTTTACCACAACATTCATTTCAAAAGGCCATACAAATGAACGCAACTAAACCAAAGTGCTGCAAGCCTTTACCAACATGCCCGACAAACTCATACGTCACATAGAGAAATTGTTGTGACCAAAGTAGAATATATTTATGCCCACGCATCACTGAACAAATAGCATTACGCCACGTAGTGTGCTACCAAGAGCTCACACGACGCCTGCATTTCCTAAGTAGAGTCAACGAACGACTTtccggacatgcccgataattcgaacGCCCTCGCGGTCCCGTCATGGTACCCATAGAGTCGATGTATAAGAATGCCTGAAATTTTGGGCCCTTCACCGTCTGATTTTCTGggctttttgccatgaccgcaagTTCAAAACGGTATTGATTGAAGCCGCCACCGcagccattttgattatctcgccacctTGAACACCTCACCACCTtgcacacagatccgctggcagctgtagccattATCGCAGCacactaggcctagctacttcgacgttcgctactaAGTTTCTTGCTGTTCAGTGCCGCGTATTTCTTTAAAACAATTTGCTACTGTTAGCAATTgcaccgactccacctttgtaaacctcgccaatggcttcgatGCTCGGAAAGCatgacgcgttgcataatgccgtttcctaaaagtcagctttgcctcagtaCAGTGATGTTTGACGGTGAAGAATACGCAAAGTagtgcggtgaagcatacgcaaagtaGTACGAAAAAGCATACGAAGAGTGGGAAGGGGGCAATCGCTACGGGTCACAGTATATATTCCTTAATTAGACACGCATGCACCCGCcacctcctgtcacagtatgagcactgatACGCCCAATAACtgcactggcaggccttcagagttattttggatgtgcctgtggcgatctGAGGCCTTGGGAGTAGTAAAAGGCATGCCCTCGTTTTTTTCAGAcagcccgatttttcggacatttccgcGGCCCCAAGGGAGTCCACAAAATCAGGTGTCGACTGAAGCGCGTGCAGGAGAACCATGAACTAGTGCTCAACTGGTGTTACACAAATTCAAATCAAAGAGGGCTCAATGCAGGTGGCATATGGTGAACTGTCAAATCAACAACAAAGATGCTCTACTCCCTGAACTAGTATAGAAAGTGCAGCCACATTACAGAGACCTACAGGGCACTACTTAGCAGAGAGGAAGCTATGCTGACCCATTTTTTCCAGCTCGGGCTTGAAGTCCAGCTCGTAGTGGTCTTGCTGAAGTTCTTGCAGGCAGAGGATCTGGAGCAGGGAGGGGGACAATCAGTGAAGAGGGCAAGTCAGATTAACTGTGCGATGCTCTGCGATGCCGCAGTCCCAGGCCACAGGTGGCCGACCCCGACAGCCCATGAAGCAAATGTGAAAGCCCAGGCTTTGCGGTCCGACATGCTGCTTTCGTAGCACTGATTTACAGAGAAAGAACGGAAGATAGTCAACGCATGCTGTTCCAGTACGAGTATAGACGGATCAGATCTGGTACTAGCGAGATGCAACCATGCGGTCGGCAGTGTACTGTCCTCTGGTGATGGAAAGCAATGGCACGGGTATTACCATAAAGCGAGACTGCTTTTAGCAAAAGTACCCCCTAGAGAAAGAACATTGTGCTGTACCCATAATCGTGCTCCAAAAATAAtgcaacattatttttcttttttcatcttttctAATGCGATGGGCACTACCTACACCAAACAGAGCTGTGCAGAAAGCCAGCCTTTTGACATCACTCCTGTATCAATGTTTCCTTAGCAACTGGTTTCTGATACTGCAAATAAATCTAACTGCACACCTGCCAATCTGCGAACATTAAAATTCATAAAAGCCTCGCAGCATTTCATGGGGGGAGGGGATTGGGAAGGAAGTTCACTTTGTACCTTTTGTGAGATCATGCGCACTTTGTTAACAATGATTTACCTTTAGTCTTTTAGATGCAGCCCACAAGCAGCAACAAACTTTGAATAGCAGAGACTATCAAAGTATACACTGCTTTTACATCACCATGACTTTTTCAGCGATCTTGCTGTTGCCTATTTCACCTACTTCAGGAACTTGTCCGAACATGTCTTATGAACTTGCTCGAAGCAGGTACCACTCCGGTGCCCTTTCATTATCAAAACACTTCCAAGGATATGGTCTATCTGACATGTCTATGGCCACTGACGAGCGATCGCAAACTgaattctttgaaaaaaaaaaattatgcattagtaaaattgtagaacGAGCTCAAACTTGCAAACACAACAGACAATTCTGAAGAATCGGCAGGTATGTTTGCACCTGACCACCTCCCACCCACTCACGTCAGCGTTGGCCTCCCTGAGCTCAGCAAGGAGGTTCTGTCGGCGCAGGGACCACTGGAGCACTTCCTCGTGGCAGTGCTGGTAGAGGTAGGGGTTGTCCTCCAAAAGGCCTTGTGCCAGAACATTGTACGACAGCACCGTGAACACGAGGTCCTTGCCAGATGTGCCGCTCGCACTGTGCACCTGTCCCAGATCGGTAGGCACCCAGCACCGGCTCTTGCGTATGCGCTGCCGCACATTCGCTGAAAAGTTTTTAAAACGTGTTTTCAAATTGTCATTCTTATAGTGAAGGGGCCAAAAGCTTGTACTTAAAGGTAATGTTATGTCCTTGTTTCAAATATGAGGTGTAATTTTGTTTACCTTGTTCCATTCTAATTTTATGCAAATCTCCtttatttttctaaaaaaaactTTCGTAAAAACATTCCCACAGATTTCGCTAAACAAGGTATCAGTGACTTGTGCACAATTCAAGAACTATAACACCAACTTTATTTCTGTCCACCCTAGAGCAACAGATGCAGGACGCTGAAGTTCGTGCATAGCCTCCTAAACAGGCAGCGCATACAAGTACAAGGTCGTGTTTAGTCTTCCAATCCATTTTAGAAGGGAAAGTAAAGTACCTCGCGGAATTGGCACTGCCCAGGATCTGGCACATTGTGACTCAATCAACTATGGATTGCCATTGTGAAAGTTTCGGTAATCTTCACATGAGCCAACAGGCAGGGAAGCCAAGGAAACTGTTTACAGTAGAACCTCACTTATACGATCCCGTTTCGTACAATTTCCCGCCGCCAATGTTTACGATCGATAAAGACAAAAGTTATCCAATATGGTTACGCTCCTTTTTTGATGGCTGTATGTTCCCGGAGGACACAATCTTTTGGCACTAACGTTCAGTACATCACCAAGCTGCAATCTTACGATACGTTTTCCAGACGCTAGATCCCTTGTGAACCAGAAAAGGGGCAAAGCAGGTGCCATTAAGATCAGTAAGTGCCCGCCACGGCAGCTTCCCTGCAGTACTTGTGTCATGCAAAAATGTCGGTACGCACTCGGTTTCCTCTGCCAGTTCCAGCAAACCTCCTTGCGGGTTGTCGCATTCACAGCTATGGCCACGAACCCTACTGCAATAGGCGTCTCCACTTATCTGTGTCAAAGCGCGTGTGGTGTAGTGCCGTCCTAGGTGTACGGCATGCTTGTAATAGGCTAAAACCAAAATGCACCACCATTCCCCGCTGCAAGCGGTGCAAAGTCAGCGTCACGTTTTGCTCTGGCGGCATCGTATTCCACTGTTACCCACCAGCGCAATTTCGCTTCGGTTTACTTGTCTTAAAACACAACGCGACAAGAGAACGACAAAGTTCGTCTTAGGCCTCTCAGGCTGCACCAGCTCAGCACACACACCTTCTATTGTACACCGATGTCTACCACAGCTGAGCCTGCCAAATTTTTTCATGCCTTCAGGCTTCCTATGTTTTTCCAGTTAATAAGTATTTTTCCTCACATTTTTTCCCCAAAATGCATGAATGAGGGTCTACTGAATTACAAATCTGACAAGCTAGCGCTCCTAAGCCTAGACTGTACCATGTGTGTAATTTGATATTCAAATGACCAACAAATTGGATCAGCAGACACCATGTGCCACTAcagcttaaagggacacaaaaggaGTCTCAATATTCAATATACAGTTGCATCTGTTTATAATGAAGCCACACGCAATACAAAAAAAACCTTTCTTATACCTAATGcagtagaatctcgatgatacgaatttctTGGGACGGCACAAAAATTCGTATCGCTCAAGAACGAAAAAAATTCACcagcgattacgatactccctaatgcgaaatttaagaGCAGCTCTatctgttttcattttgcgatatgcTTAGGCTggtgtggacaatctgtctcgagtggcacgttgcaaatggagcgatgTGTGGTgggactgcctcgctaattgggagacCGTGAGAAGCAGCACTTAGGTGACGCGTGGGTGCAATTCAtggcagccgctgcagacagacctcccagatgATGGGTGCTACTCTGGCACCTACTCGTAACAATCATCGCCGCAGTGCGtgtcttgcgtggcactacgcttttcttctcacactttcgccatacccccctcctccactttcctcctccgcTCGCCGCTTTCTTTCATCTCCTGCCATGCTCCATGTTTACTCGTTCATCCGCTGCACTTGTTTGCTAGGTTACATCGATGCCCTAAGAGCtgcgcgctaaaaaaaaaaatcagacatTAAGGAGGGACACAGCAATGAAATGGGCAACTTGCTCAAAATTCCTGATTTTTACCATTTCTTTTCCCTGCAGTCCGAAGACCTTCCTTTTTTTCAAGGCGGAATATTTGGAAGAAACACTGTAGAACTTGAGAAAAAACTTGCGatacacttaagcttcgcctatTATTCAAGGGTCCCTGATTGCTTCTCAtacttcctggcaactgcagcttatgcaactgtaatctttaccgggaaattCGGCCAACGCCATGCATGAAGGCTAGttttctcctttatttttttctttttccccgaaCGGACTGTGCTGCCACAGAGGTGAGAGCCATCTGGTGGGGACATGTGCCAGTGGAGTCATAAGTCAGGGTGATGTAAGTTGCCATGGCAACAGGAATGCAACTGGTGCATCGGCATGGCTGCTCTCCCAGCCTGACAACAGCCAGTGTCTGGCACTACCGAAACCGGGTCCTCCTCGTCAGCTCCACCAGATACCGTATGGTGCGGTGGCTCGATAGTTCATATCATTCACCACGGCACGAAAAGCAGTATGCAAGATTAGAAATTTGACATGTTGTAAGCTAATGGATGTGGGCTGGGACTTATGGAAAATTCATATCAGGCGTGATCGTATAACCGAGATTCTACAGTATTTGTCACGTGGTGATATTGGTGCAAAATAATTCAGAATTACTACGTTATATCGGATAATTTGTTATATCCgtgtttgttatatcaaggttccACTTATGAAAATACCGCTCTGCATATATCACAAACACATCATTCTGTTGGTGTCCAGGGCTCCAATTCATTCATAAACGTAGAGAACAGATGGCTGGCAGTTCCAGCAATGCTGATGGTGAACTGCTGCGAGTCGCAAGTCAATGACACGCCTGTGATCGGTCGAAAACAACATTTTTGTTGATCGTGCCTGCATTCACCGCAATCGTGTTTCACCCCATTTTCATTGAACATGTATTTAGCCATATTTGTATCTGTGATGCCTCAAAAAGAGAGAATGCAAAATTGAACAAGATACAGTACCAGCATACTAATCAATGGCTTCATCTTTGGGCAGCACTAATCCACCACTTTAGCTCGACTGAGATGTTTGGCTCCAGCGTGAAGCTTCGTTGAGCCATCTACCGTCTAAAAAAAGCCCACCATAAAATTTTAGTTTAACCAACTTCTGAGTAGATGGTGCAACCCGTCTACAATGGTTCCACATCCGCAATTTATCTCGAGAAAGGCAAGGAGCATGTGGAAAGTGACACAGGTTTAATGAGGAAGGATTAAAAGCAACTTACCAGCAGCAAGGACTGGATCATATCCTCTCACGTCAGCTGGTGTGGTGGCAGGGTCAACGCCACTGTCCACCTGGTCATCGTTGATCACAGCATCAGTGACATCCATCATCGCCTCAGCTGGTGGTTGCTCAGGGAAGCGCCTCTTCGGCCTGGCTCCGGAGGAGGGGTCGTCAAGGTCACTGACCACCGGTGACCCTGGCCTGCGCTTGGTGCAGGGCAGTGGCAAATGGCCGGTGTCCAGCAACAGGTCTGGCTTGGTAGCCATGGCATTGGAAGCCTGGCTGTTGGCGTGCAGCAGTCGGGCCCTGCCTGGAGCCAGAAAAGAAACCAAGTCAGCGCCGCTCGGCATCTTGTAGGTTAAACGTTGCACACTACTGGGCAAGTACCTATGTTCATGCTGACAAAGACAGCACGATAGTGAAGACATGACAAGCGCAAACCACAAGTTTCAGAGTGTCCTGTCTTCTTTATCGCTGTCACGTTGCCTTTGTCTACACAATTTTATTATCTTTAGTATATAATGTCATGTGCACATCTATTTTGACAAGCTATAGAAAACTAACTTACCCTAAGGTACCTGTTTTAACTGTCCAAATTCGCCAATACTATTGCAGTTACATTAAAAGCACTGCGGAAGATGTCTTTATGAAGAGTTTTGGGCCTCTGGTCATGTTCATGTTCACATAATCTTGCACTGAAAACCACTATATGTGCATCACACATATAGCATCAACAGGGTTTGAACAAGGGATTTTGCTGGAGCCAAGGAATGTCTTCatcaagtccacttgttgaaacattggcttCAACAACATACTTGTCCCACCCCTATTGATCACTCCAAGCTTCCCCCTTCCTGCGTTCCTCTGTCTTGTTCCACGCTAACAACTGTATACTGAATACAGAAGCACAGACTTGAACCTTACCAACATGACTGTCATGTATCTCATGCCTCGAGGACAGTTATTCCTGCAGTAATTGACACCCGTTCTTATCCAGTCCTGGCAAACTCTTCTTTACACACTTTTGTGCTTTCGCTACCAAAGCCGAGTCTTTGAAAACAAAGTACACACTTTCACAAGCGACAGCAAAGTTCCTCTTCTGGCAGTGCCTTCACAGCACAACTAGTTGACTGCATTTTGCAGCTTGCAAGGAGACCAATAGACAAGTAACAGCGAGAAACATACAAATGTACCAGAGCACTTATGCGTGCCACCATACAATCACAGCTGCAGCTGTTCGGCCAATTCCACTGAGCGACAACAAGCCACCTGTTTTTCATCTCCCACACATACCGTGTCTGCTGCCTTCCTTTGTAAATGATGCACCTAATAAAAGCACAAGAGCGCTACATGATTTGACCTCTAAGAATCTAACGGGACAGGTTGCATCAGCCATAATGTCTCATCCCTTTGTCAACAAACCAGGCAGGGTGCAGCAATGTTGCTTAATGAACTATAATGAACACGCAGGAGTTAACTGCTGCCAAGTTAAATGGTAAAGCACTGCAATGGCCACGGTAGTGGTGCAAAAAATGTCACTGGCCAAAAGGGAACAGTACCAGCTTTCAACTGGTAGGCTGAATGAAATGTCTCTCCTCGCTTCAAAGTGTTGCATAGTGTCACGGGCGCTTTTTCAACTTTACTGTTTCGCAACTCGCGCTTTGTGTTTTCAGCTTGGTTGCGCAGCGAGCCTCTCTTCTCCGTGAACCGAACATGCAATTGCCACACCATCACCAACCATGGACTAAATTAAAAGAACAGCCACCTTCTCCAcccagcattttttttctccttcaatCTAGGAAAAACTGCGATGTTTAAGATGCAGAAGTGCAcaaaaggaggaggaaagagaaataCAAAAAGTAAATCATGCAGAAAACAAATCACGAGATAAAGACAACCAATGTTGACCACACTGCGCTACACCACTCGGAAACCAAGACAGGTGTCTTAACAAACCTATTAGTTGAGATTCAGCGCTCTTCCTAAGCCCTTCTCGTTATATTGGTTCCACATTTTTGCGTGCAAAGCACCAGAGACCCACAAGCGCTCACCTAGGGCAATCCAGCTTGCGACCGGCAGAGGAGCTGCAGGCCTAACACTGTTGGGCAGGACCCCGACGGCAGCCTGTGCGGCCGCCGCCGCGGGTGGTACCACTAGCACGGGGGGCCGGATCAAGCGGAACGCGGCACCGGGCCACCACATTGCCGGCTGCAGCTCCGGCTGTGGCcttggctgctgctgttgccactGATGCGGCTGCACACGAGGCAGTGGACCGTGTTGTGCAACCGGCAGGGGG from Dermacentor albipictus isolate Rhodes 1998 colony chromosome 7, USDA_Dalb.pri_finalv2, whole genome shotgun sequence includes the following:
- the angel gene encoding protein angel homolog 2 isoform X2 is translated as MWWPGAAFRLIRPPVLVVPPAAAAAQAAVGVLPNSVRPAAPLPVASWIALGRARLLHANSQASNAMATKPDLLLDTGHLPLPCTKRRPGSPVVSDLDDPSSGARPKRRFPEQPPAEAMMDVTDAVINDDQVDSGVDPATTPADVRGYDPVLAAANVRQRIRKSRCWVPTDLGQVHSASGTSGKDLVFTVLSYNVLAQGLLEDNPYLYQHCHEEVLQWSLRRQNLLAELREANADILCLQELQQDHYELDFKPELEKMGYGCLYKQRTGDKRDGCGIFFRKSIFELDRFEPIEYARSDVTVLDRDNVALIAMLKPVDGAAKFGKDFRLCVSTTHLLFNPRRGDIKLAQLCLLLAEIDRLAFCGDSPDGMPLYFPILLCGDMNSEPHSPLYTFLTRGSLCYEGLLSGDVSGQSDGANRGRYVPLDASLRQLNISVSSRYLPVPAKEHASQHSDTPAADSAQQGIESNDALNLEQPGSATSSAAAKESTSDSLKNDSPSNSATNSPAKGSHAESSAVKDAAAAMKSSDANGSTPAKEECSSSRQRIVRHFLNLISAYKHNVKGANAEVTTHHQRASCTVDYIFYSVKRKDTMFREGQVKHACVVEGPLRLLATYRLMSQNQLMAIGGLPNEVQSSDHLPLIAKFLLRPPS
- the angel gene encoding protein angel homolog 2 isoform X1, producing the protein MSDEQPSPETAGVHGQQARGGAAGDSIPQLSRGRARSSPLPVAQHGPLPRVQPHQWQQQQPRPQPELQPAMWWPGAAFRLIRPPVLVVPPAAAAAQAAVGVLPNSVRPAAPLPVASWIALGRARLLHANSQASNAMATKPDLLLDTGHLPLPCTKRRPGSPVVSDLDDPSSGARPKRRFPEQPPAEAMMDVTDAVINDDQVDSGVDPATTPADVRGYDPVLAAANVRQRIRKSRCWVPTDLGQVHSASGTSGKDLVFTVLSYNVLAQGLLEDNPYLYQHCHEEVLQWSLRRQNLLAELREANADILCLQELQQDHYELDFKPELEKMGYGCLYKQRTGDKRDGCGIFFRKSIFELDRFEPIEYARSDVTVLDRDNVALIAMLKPVDGAAKFGKDFRLCVSTTHLLFNPRRGDIKLAQLCLLLAEIDRLAFCGDSPDGMPLYFPILLCGDMNSEPHSPLYTFLTRGSLCYEGLLSGDVSGQSDGANRGRYVPLDASLRQLNISVSSRYLPVPAKEHASQHSDTPAADSAQQGIESNDALNLEQPGSATSSAAAKESTSDSLKNDSPSNSATNSPAKGSHAESSAVKDAAAAMKSSDANGSTPAKEECSSSRQRIVRHFLNLISAYKHNVKGANAEVTTHHQRASCTVDYIFYSVKRKDTMFREGQVKHACVVEGPLRLLATYRLMSQNQLMAIGGLPNEVQSSDHLPLIAKFLLRPPS